Within Microcebus murinus isolate Inina chromosome 8, M.murinus_Inina_mat1.0, whole genome shotgun sequence, the genomic segment CCAATATCAAAGAAAACTTTGGGCAGAAACATAGAGATTCTTTTAGGCATTCCACCTCAGAGAAATAGTTTTTAGTTCATGTCTCCTGATTGGCTTACGTTCTTCCGAATCTCATCTCCTAAGCTCCCCTCCAGCTTTTCCAGAGGAACAATACAGAGGTCAGGGGAGATACAGGGAGGAACAGCCAGGCCAAACAATACAACACAGTGTGGAAACACTTGCCTTGTGTAAACCCAACCTGCATTGCACCTGAAATACAAATGAACTGGAAAGCATAAAACACACCGGGTGTACTAGCagctctcattaaaaaaaatcaccatcatcatcattgaaTGTACTAGCCATGGCTTGCGGGGAAGGAAGCACAGCTAATTCTTAATCTTGGCCAAGGTAATTTAAACCATAACTGAATATTACAATTCCTTTCAGCACAACTCACTACAGGCTGGGACTCTGACCTAGTGGAAACTTTCCTTTTTGTGCTTTATCTCCCTATTAGAGACTGTTTGCAGAGAACCACTAAAATGCATTTTTGGATTTTGTGTTAAGACCAATTTCCCTGGGAAGTCAAGTGAAGAAGCAGGTACCTCAGGGATTGCTCGCTGAGCTGTAGAAAGCTGCTTGTGTCATCTGGGTTGTCATCCTCGTTGGCCAGCTGGGACCAGCTGCCTGTGCTCTCCTCGCTGCTGCTGGGAGGGTTGGGGAAATCTTCAGGGGCTCTGGCATCCGTGGAGACTTCAGCCTCTGGTACATCTCTGGCATCAAGGCTGTGACTGTAGATGGCAAGATATTATTACCAAGACAGGAGGCACAAAACGAGACTTTTCATGGAGGTCGCTCTGTTGAGCCCAGACAAGCAGGATGTTGCTGGACAGTCTCTCTTTAGGCTGACCCTTCTGCTGGTGCCCCCGGTCCCAGTTTGCCCTTTGGGGATACTCTCCATCAGCCAGGGTTCTTATCTCTTCTATGGATCTCTTTCCACTGACTCTCTCCACTCATTGGAAAAACAGATTAAAGTACCCTGGCTTGCAAAAATAAGAACTACTGAGGGACAGTGgtgtttaaaaagaagatatgcaaagcATTCCCCCCCAGAGATGATGATTTAGAGGTTCCTGGGAGAGaagcccagaaatctgcattttaatcaaCCACCCCTGGTGATTCTAATGCACGTGGTAGGTAGAATGTGGGAATAACCTGTCCAGTTTGGGTGCTTTACCAAGTCGCTTTTCCTACAAAGACCTCCTTATTTTGAACTTGCAGCCACCTTttactccttcccttccctctgaaACCCGTGATTTATATTAGCACTACCTTTCTGAGTTAGTGCTTGCATATTTAGACTAAGTAGTAGCTGTCCAGTGCTGTTTAACCCTTGATCTGACAGGCCTTTGTCTTTCTTGATCTCCTCCGTGGCCACCCTGCGAATTTCTGCCTCTCTGGTCCCCTCCTTGCCTGGAACCTGgttctctgtttttcctttaagTGTAGCTACAGCCAGCTCCAATTCCCTGCACTCATTTCCACAGTCTGTCGCTAGGTGCTCACATCTACTCACCTGTCTATAAATATAGCTTCCCAATCTGGGCCTCAGCCAGGACCCTCCTTTTTCAGTTAGTCTTCTGCATATCTCCAGTCTGTCTCATTAGCATCTAAAAATCAATAGATCTAAAGCAAATTCTAATTGCCCTCACACCCTCTTCCTGGTATTAAAGTGTGGCTCTTTCTAGCATGCTGTGCTGCTGAGCTTCATGAAAGAAGATCCTTAACAAGCTTGgttttcctttctgaaatgttgagattttttttttgcaacatgGGCAGGGAAGAAGCAAGGGAATAGATGCCATCAAAGAGACAGTAGTtacttaaattcaaattaaagaagGTTGATTGATAACAAATGGAAACCATACACATATTCCCCAAAAATGCTGTTAGCCCCCAAAGCACAATGAGGTTCATAATTGGGAAAGGAGAGCTGTATTGCTCATAAAGGGTTGATGCCTGGGGTGGCCAGTCCCACAGGTTGGAAAGCAGAGCCTCGGGCCACAAGCCAGGAACATGTTGTTGGAGGCAGAGACAACGGAAACAGGAATTTATACTGAGTAGGGTAGCCaagtatacatatttaacaagccaTAGGAGCTATAGGGacgtcatgaatatttatgaaaagagaaacgCCTGTGCAGTCATGCTTATACCCCTTTatggggtccattcagtcagcagaggggcttaggattttatttttagcttacaAAGTATAAATGAATCAAGGACTGGACACAAAAAAAGAGGGCTCCAATGTCATTTGCCTagttaaaaagtaattttctggACTAATTCCTTACTAAATTAGAACCTTTTGTTATTACAAAAATTTGTTCCAAGATATTTCTTACTAAAGAAGTTACATCTCAGTGATTGACATTGAACATCCCGATTAAAAAATGAGTCTGTCAGTGTATTTTACTTTATCTCAATTTCATGCTCTATTTAAAGTAAATCTCATGTTCCATGTCACATAACTTGGAATTGAGAATGAATAATCATTATCTGAAacaccagttttctttttcttttgagagaaatttatagttttgctcatttatttatgaataatgcACAGATCTGGTATGCAGATGTATGCAGATGGCTTCTCTTCTTATTTTACAGTTCACACGCAGAGATTTAGAAAACCTTATATACTGTTAAATTCAACTGTATAATCTCTGTGTTGGCAGGGACTTCAGTGGTTATctagtccatagtttacattagggttcactttttccatgttctatgggttttgacaaatgtgtaatgacatgtatccaccatcaTGGTACCACACagaacagtttcactgccctaaaaacccTCTGTGCTTCACCTATTCATCCTTCTaccccaacctctggtaaccttTGATCTTTTTTTGTTTAGCCTTTTCtgagaatgtcatatagttggaatcatacagcatgtagccTCTTAAGATTGGCTATacttaataatatgtatttaaggttcttccatgtcttttcattgcttgatagctcattttaaattattttttagtgttgAATAAAATACACTGtttggatgtaccatagtttgtttatccatttgcctaCTGAAgaatattttggttgtttccaattttgggcaattattaataaaggtgctataaacatctgtattCATGTTTtcgtgtggacataagttttcaatgtAGTTGAGTAAATATaaaggagcatgattgctggattgtatggtaaaagtgtatttaatatttcaaataactgccaaactgtcttccaaagtagaCATGCTTCATTTTGCATTCTGACCaggaatgaatgagagttcctattgctccacatcACTGTCAGCGTTTGATGtcgtcagtgttttggatttcggCCATCCTAATatgtgtgtagtggtatcttacTGTTGTTTTGATTTACAATTCCCCAGTGGCCTATAATGTTGATCATCtgttcatatgcttatttgccatctgtatgtatatatatatgtgtgtgtgtgtgtacatatatttgtgtgcatgtgtgtgaagtGTCTGTTTAGCTCTTTGgctgattttaaagttttatttttaattgacaaataataattgtgtatacttatggggtacaatgtgattttttaaatacatgtatatattgtggaatgatcaaatcagggtgataGCTTAGCCaacacctcaaatatttatcatttctttttttataagaatatttaaaattttctcttctagctattttgaaatatacagtatattattattgttacctCATTATGCAATAGAATACCAGAACTTATTTCCTATGTCTAACTATAACTTTGTACCAATTGACCAACATCTCTCTTTTCCCtattccccaccccccagctattggtaaccaccattctactctctacttctatgtgttttacttttttagattccacatataagtaagattaTATAATAATTGTCTCTCTGTCCTTAacctatttcacttaacatgctATCTTCtaggttcatctatattgttacaaatgacagaatttcctgttttaaaaatatattataaaactataaaacttaaaacagcatggtactggcataaaaacaaacacggTTGACCAATGGAATAGGATACAGAACCAAGAAGTAAAACTACATACCTATAGTCAACTAATTTTTGGCAAAAGTGCGAAGAACACACAACGGGGAAAGGATAGTGAAAGCTGTGTTCAACTTGTTGACTGCAGCTAAACATTTAAAAGTCACAGGCTGTTTGTAAGTAATGAACAATGGGCATATGTCTCTGAAAGACAACACAGGCCTTTTCTCCAACATGTTTTCCAAGGCCAGAAGcttaatttttgattttgttttcctgttttgtttagctagagacaaaaaaataaagaaatgatacaaTGGTTTCATATTCAGGAATCTTATGAACTTTCTACAGAAAATGTAATTGTAAAAGGAACTGACACTTTTTTTAAGCAGCCTGAGAGAAATAATTACCTTGCCTCAAATTCAAATAGCATTGTCAACTACATTGCAATTTTCTGGAAAAGAACTGTTGAAATAACAATACTCCAGTGTTGCTTTGCACTTATACCGCCGGAATCACACCATGCATCGGAAGGGCCAGCCTTTGTGAACACAGTGTCCTTGCCAAGATCTTTAGGATAAGACCTAAGAAGAAAAACCTGACAGAAGAGATGCtagggagaagaaaaatgagaagagagaaaaatgatgccaaaatatttaatgtcaaatgccaatgctaaaatttatttaaatttaactattttcaaataaataatttggcatcattaatcactattattattatttgcttgaGAATtgacatgaatgaattttaaaaggtagCAAACCACAGGAGACTAATTTGAATGGGAAGAATGATACTTTCTGCTatataaatgaattcaatttgttttggggattttaaaaagaaatttactttcaacttttttttacaAGTGGGTATCATTGTTTTTTCTCCCCTCAGGAATTCAGTTCTTGCATCAATACAGTCCCTTTATGTCTAAGATTTAGCCAGACTTGATAAGTACTAATCAAGACGCAAACTCCATTCGCATGCACCCTCTCTAGTCCAAGAGATGATTCACTCACCTGCGGTTTTGACAGATGCTCACATCTGTGTCCCTGCCTCTCACCCCATCTGGGACTTTTTCTTCATTCAAATGCTCTTGGGCTTCCTCTAGGGGGCTGTTTTCAgaaaggcagagctggggttctCCGGCACAGGTTTCTCTCTGATCTGTTTCTATCTGAATCAAAGGCACTTCCCTTGAGCAAAGAGACTGTCTGGTGTGGTTTGGAGGGACAGCATCACGACACGAGGAAGTTTCCTTTTTAGAATCTAAACTGCTGTGGCTTGCAAGAGGAGCAGTTTTGCTTGGAGATGACCCTGGAAGATGTTTGCTTTCAGCAACAGAGTCTCTCCTGGGGTAATTGACAGGCTCCTGAACGCGCAGGGTTGGCCCGCTGTACACCCTGCTCGAGGCTAGTTTATTTGCACTTTTCTCCCCTCGTAAGGGGCCAGGCACAGGCTTGGTAGCCGAGGCCTCCGTGTCATCCACGATAATTTTGTTCTGGCGCATGAGGGCCTTAATTGAGCTTGCCCACGTCTCGTGAATTAGCATGTTTGTGATGTGATCAGTCCCACCTCTCCGATACAAGCAAGAGTCAGACTGGCAGAGACCCGACGAGGAGGCGCTCCCCACCGGCTGCACGTTTAGGAAATCTTGCTGGGAGCTCTGAGCAAAGCCATCTAAGGAGTTGGCTTTGATGGGCACATTGACTGTCAACTGGGCACATGGGGACCTGCTATCCGGCACCGACGACTGCCTGTAACACAGCGGGGACCGCAGGGAGGGGGACAGCAAGCCAGCCGTCCAATCCTGGCTGCTTCGCCTGGACGAGGCGCTGTCTCTGCTGTCTCTCTCGACGTCCCTCAGCATGTACCGATAGAACTCCTCGGTGATGCTCTCCGTGCTGGACTGCTTCGAGGGACAGCTCGGCCTCACGCTCAGGTGGTCACCTCTCCGGCACGCCTGTTGCATCGCTGAGCTCAGAATGCTGCTGGCGTTCTTGCCGGCGTAGTAATCCAGCAGCAACTCAAAGCCTCTCCCTTCACTCTCCATCTGGTTCACCATGAACCTGGAAAACTCGTCGGTGATGCTCTCGCAGCTCGACTGTTTGGAGACGGAGCTGGCCCTGCTGACTGGCTGGCTTAGGGTGCTCATTAAGCCCAGGCTGTTGACATAGGCCCTGGCTTCCGAGTCCTCCTCGGGAATGCTTTCGCAGCTGGAGGCCTTCAGCCGGCTCCACCTGTCCCCACTCAGTAACCGATTCCGGGGGTAGCTCTGGGCTTGCCACACGCCGTCCACCATGGAGAACTCCGTTAGGTTCATGATCTTGGCGGCCACTTCGTTTGCAAAGACATTGACAGAATCGGGGACGTCCTCAAGGTTCACAGACTCGTCCACGACCCTGTTCATAAGCTTCTCCTTAAGCTCGGGGTGCTCATCTGTCTTCCTCTTGATCTCACTGAGCCGGGGCGGCTTGTGTTTCCGCACAGCAGCCCCACCTGCCtggctttccttctttctcttcaagGACCGGCAAGATGCGTTGGGTGTAACCAGAAACTCGTTCCCTCTTTTCCATGCACAAAACCAGGGCTGTTTCCCATTGGCGTTGTCAAGGCAGATCGCTGCGATTTCAGTTGCCATGGAGACCACTGTCTCTGCTAATTCTTCGGCAAAGTCTGCAATGCAGTAGACGTCTGCATGCTGTGCTTGCAGCATGGAGTGAGCAGGAAGAGGCAAGTCATCCCCTAACAAGGACAGGTTACCTTGAGCTTCGTTGTTTAGAGGTGTGGCACAATCGTACTTTTCTTGGCTGTCTGGGTTGATACTGTTCTCAGCATCCTGGGAGCCACTCCTGCACTGGCCTATGGTCAGTGACCTTTCTGCTTTGAAACAGGCTCTGCATTCGTTCTCACCATGACTGGGTGTCTGATGAGGGTTTTTTGTATCCTCTGCCACCATTCCTTTCAGATGTATTTCCTTGGGGGATGTTTTAGCAGCGGAAGAATCGGGCACTCTGTGACTACATGATAATTCAGATGGCAGCATGGGGTTCTTGAAGAGACCTGGCCTCATGCCACCCTTGCGGTCTTGCTTTGGACGCATGTCATCCACAAGATCATTGGTGACATGGCTGGTGCCGTGCACATCGCTAAGTGGATAGGTGCTGGAGTGTTCAGTGGCTTTTGTCCGTGCTTGACCAGCAGCCTGATCCAATGGCTGGCAGCCTAGTTCTGTCTCCTTGGAAAGCACAGCAGGACGTTCACCAAGCTGTACGATATGGCTCATCTTCTTGAACGTGAAGCATATCACATTGAAGAGCAGTTGGTTTGTGCTTTCCATTAAGGTGTCCAGAGTTTCCAGGGAATGCCTGCCACCGTTGGggtcacttattttatttttctggtgaaCTTCATCAATGGAATGCTTCAGGATCACATTGGACAGGGTCTGTGCCAGATCATTCCTGAGGACATTTTCTGAGCATAGGGTCTGAGGCTTTGAAGCGGTTTCTATGATTCTCCTGTTCATGGATTCCATGAAGTCTCCAATGCTGTTGTAGGTGTCAGGCCTTGTTAAAACCAGAGCAGCCTCCTTGA encodes:
- the SPHKAP gene encoding A-kinase anchor protein SPHKAP isoform X4; its protein translation is MDGNSLLSVPSTLESPLMHDASEPQQGSGNGSLGNSLGGSITACKKVLCSNSLLESTDYWLQNQRTPCQIGFVEDKSENCASVCFVNLDVNKDERSSTEHLQQKLVNVSPDLPKLISSMNVQQPKENEIVLLSGLASGNLQADFEVSQCPWLPDICLVQCARGNRPNSTNCIIFEINKFLIGLELVQERQLHLETNVLKLEDDTNCSLSSIEEDFLTASEHLEEESEVEEYRNGYENINVSANVLESKKPKEATQEEWNYKAKLFYALEDKYIGKYHTPFVKTERAPENLAENTALQGLGPSAKPSQWKGEAVGNERHATNCYCSETFKGQVKKSQALYIPREAYSSTMVKEVPSSCGTVAEQASQLDPGDQEDARNSLPPGQDGEVTTGEYATNLAESVLQDAFIRLSQSQPTLPQESAVSVSGGNVLLPSCYSTKDNVVPRSWNELPKIVIVQSPDGSDAALEPGVSSWPETEVSVETAPADTSRHPQSALEVALACAATVIGTISSPQATERLKMEQEALASHCPLGDSEALQTQASPAAKEPSLSEYSFPSALCGMTQVASAVAVCGLDEREEATHPVAPSGFLPTAESSEATPPPYGLATGRSMELGKEAIVEGLLKEAALVLTRPDTYNSIGDFMESMNRRIIETASKPQTLCSENVLRNDLAQTLSNVILKHSIDEVHQKNKISDPNGGRHSLETLDTLMESTNQLLFNVICFTFKKMSHIVQLGERPAVLSKETELGCQPLDQAAGQARTKATEHSSTYPLSDVHGTSHVTNDLVDDMRPKQDRKGGMRPGLFKNPMLPSELSCSHRVPDSSAAKTSPKEIHLKGMVAEDTKNPHQTPSHGENECRACFKAERSLTIGQCRSGSQDAENSINPDSQEKYDCATPLNNEAQGNLSLLGDDLPLPAHSMLQAQHADVYCIADFAEELAETVVSMATEIAAICLDNANGKQPWFCAWKRGNEFLVTPNASCRSLKRKKESQAGGAAVRKHKPPRLSEIKRKTDEHPELKEKLMNRVVDESVNLEDVPDSVNVFANEVAAKIMNLTEFSMVDGVWQAQSYPRNRLLSGDRWSRLKASSCESIPEEDSEARAYVNSLGLMSTLSQPVSRASSVSKQSSCESITDEFSRFMVNQMESEGRGFELLLDYYAGKNASSILSSAMQQACRRGDHLSVRPSCPSKQSSTESITEEFYRYMLRDVERDSRDSASSRRSSQDWTAGLLSPSLRSPLCYRQSSVPDSRSPCAQLTVNVPIKANSLDGFAQSSQQDFLNVQPVGSASSSGLCQSDSCLYRRGGTDHITNMLIHETWASSIKALMRQNKIIVDDTEASATKPVPGPLRGEKSANKLASSRVYSGPTLRVQEPVNYPRRDSVAESKHLPGSSPSKTAPLASHSSLDSKKETSSCRDAVPPNHTRQSLCSREVPLIQIETDQRETCAGEPQLCLSENSPLEEAQEHLNEEKVPDGVRGRDTDVSICQNRSHSLDARDVPEAEVSTDARAPEDFPNPPSSSEESTGSWSQLANEDDNPDDTSSFLQLSEQSLSNGNSSATSSLGTMDLDIYQENMPSPPMINELVEEKEILKGQSENIEERATELPVGPASAQRSLLVINFDLEPECPDAELRATLQWIAASELGIPTIYFKKSQENRIEKFLDVVRLVHQKSWKVGDIFHAVVQYCKMHEERKDGSLSLFDWLLELG
- the SPHKAP gene encoding A-kinase anchor protein SPHKAP isoform X1, whose amino-acid sequence is MATPCSRCRAMWVVEPNSPTCLSAALTARRHSQESSTLESPLMHDASEPQQGSGNGSLGNSLGGSITACKKVLCSNSLLESTDYWLQNQRTPCQIGFVEDKSENCASVCFVNLDVNKDERSSTEHLQQLVNVSPDLPKLISSMNVQQPKENEIVLLSGLASGNLQADFEVSQCPWLPDICLVQCARGNRPNSTNCIIFEINKFLIGLELVQERQLHLETNVLKLEDDTNCSLSSIEEDFLTASEHLEEESEVEEYRNGYENINVSANVLESKKPKEATQEEWNYKAKLFYALEDKYIGKYHTPFVKTERAPENLAENTALQGLGPSAKPSQWKGEAVGNERHATNCYCSETFKGQVKKSQALYIPREAYSSTMVKEVPSSCGTVAEQASQLDPGDQEDARNSLPPGQDGEVTTGEYATNLAESVLQDAFIRLSQSQPTLPQESAVSVSGGNVLLPSCYSTKDNVVPRSWNELPKIVIVQSPDGSDAALEPGVSSWPETEVSVETAPADTSRHPQSALEVALACAATVIGTISSPQATERLKMEQEALASHCPLGDSEALQTQASPAAKEPSLSEYSFPSALCGMTQVASAVAVCGLDEREEATHPVAPSGFLPTAESSEATPPPYGLATGRSMELGKEAIVEGLLKEAALVLTRPDTYNSIGDFMESMNRRIIETASKPQTLCSENVLRNDLAQTLSNVILKHSIDEVHQKNKISDPNGGRHSLETLDTLMESTNQLLFNVICFTFKKMSHIVQLGERPAVLSKETELGCQPLDQAAGQARTKATEHSSTYPLSDVHGTSHVTNDLVDDMRPKQDRKGGMRPGLFKNPMLPSELSCSHRVPDSSAAKTSPKEIHLKGMVAEDTKNPHQTPSHGENECRACFKAERSLTIGQCRSGSQDAENSINPDSQEKYDCATPLNNEAQGNLSLLGDDLPLPAHSMLQAQHADVYCIADFAEELAETVVSMATEIAAICLDNANGKQPWFCAWKRGNEFLVTPNASCRSLKRKKESQAGGAAVRKHKPPRLSEIKRKTDEHPELKEKLMNRVVDESVNLEDVPDSVNVFANEVAAKIMNLTEFSMVDGVWQAQSYPRNRLLSGDRWSRLKASSCESIPEEDSEARAYVNSLGLMSTLSQPVSRASSVSKQSSCESITDEFSRFMVNQMESEGRGFELLLDYYAGKNASSILSSAMQQACRRGDHLSVRPSCPSKQSSTESITEEFYRYMLRDVERDSRDSASSRRSSQDWTAGLLSPSLRSPLCYRQSSVPDSRSPCAQLTVNVPIKANSLDGFAQSSQQDFLNVQPVGSASSSGLCQSDSCLYRRGGTDHITNMLIHETWASSIKALMRQNKIIVDDTEASATKPVPGPLRGEKSANKLASSRVYSGPTLRVQEPVNYPRRDSVAESKHLPGSSPSKTAPLASHSSLDSKKETSSCRDAVPPNHTRQSLCSREVPLIQIETDQRETCAGEPQLCLSENSPLEEAQEHLNEEKVPDGVRGRDTDVSICQNRSHSLDARDVPEAEVSTDARAPEDFPNPPSSSEESTGSWSQLANEDDNPDDTSSFLQLSEQSLSNGNSSATSSLGTMDLDIYQENMPSPPMINELVEEKEILKGQSENIEERATELPVGPASAQRSLLVINFDLEPECPDAELRATLQWIAASELGIPTIYFKKSQENRIEKFLDVVRLVHQKSWKVGDIFHAVVQYCKMHEERKDGSLSLFDWLLELG
- the SPHKAP gene encoding A-kinase anchor protein SPHKAP isoform X2, encoding MWVVEPNSPTCLSAALTARRHSQESSTLESPLMHDASEPQQGSGNGSLGNSLGGSITACKKVLCSNSLLESTDYWLQNQRTPCQIGFVEDKSENCASVCFVNLDVNKDERSSTEHLQQKLVNVSPDLPKLISSMNVQQPKENEIVLLSGLASGNLQADFEVSQCPWLPDICLVQCARGNRPNSTNCIIFEINKFLIGLELVQERQLHLETNVLKLEDDTNCSLSSIEEDFLTASEHLEEESEVEEYRNGYENINVSANVLESKKPKEATQEEWNYKAKLFYALEDKYIGKYHTPFVKTERAPENLAENTALQGLGPSAKPSQWKGEAVGNERHATNCYCSETFKGQVKKSQALYIPREAYSSTMVKEVPSSCGTVAEQASQLDPGDQEDARNSLPPGQDGEVTTGEYATNLAESVLQDAFIRLSQSQPTLPQESAVSVSGGNVLLPSCYSTKDNVVPRSWNELPKIVIVQSPDGSDAALEPGVSSWPETEVSVETAPADTSRHPQSALEVALACAATVIGTISSPQATERLKMEQEALASHCPLGDSEALQTQASPAAKEPSLSEYSFPSALCGMTQVASAVAVCGLDEREEATHPVAPSGFLPTAESSEATPPPYGLATGRSMELGKEAIVEGLLKEAALVLTRPDTYNSIGDFMESMNRRIIETASKPQTLCSENVLRNDLAQTLSNVILKHSIDEVHQKNKISDPNGGRHSLETLDTLMESTNQLLFNVICFTFKKMSHIVQLGERPAVLSKETELGCQPLDQAAGQARTKATEHSSTYPLSDVHGTSHVTNDLVDDMRPKQDRKGGMRPGLFKNPMLPSELSCSHRVPDSSAAKTSPKEIHLKGMVAEDTKNPHQTPSHGENECRACFKAERSLTIGQCRSGSQDAENSINPDSQEKYDCATPLNNEAQGNLSLLGDDLPLPAHSMLQAQHADVYCIADFAEELAETVVSMATEIAAICLDNANGKQPWFCAWKRGNEFLVTPNASCRSLKRKKESQAGGAAVRKHKPPRLSEIKRKTDEHPELKEKLMNRVVDESVNLEDVPDSVNVFANEVAAKIMNLTEFSMVDGVWQAQSYPRNRLLSGDRWSRLKASSCESIPEEDSEARAYVNSLGLMSTLSQPVSRASSVSKQSSCESITDEFSRFMVNQMESEGRGFELLLDYYAGKNASSILSSAMQQACRRGDHLSVRPSCPSKQSSTESITEEFYRYMLRDVERDSRDSASSRRSSQDWTAGLLSPSLRSPLCYRQSSVPDSRSPCAQLTVNVPIKANSLDGFAQSSQQDFLNVQPVGSASSSGLCQSDSCLYRRGGTDHITNMLIHETWASSIKALMRQNKIIVDDTEASATKPVPGPLRGEKSANKLASSRVYSGPTLRVQEPVNYPRRDSVAESKHLPGSSPSKTAPLASHSSLDSKKETSSCRDAVPPNHTRQSLCSREVPLIQIETDQRETCAGEPQLCLSENSPLEEAQEHLNEEKVPDGVRGRDTDVSICQNRSHSLDARDVPEAEVSTDARAPEDFPNPPSSSEESTGSWSQLANEDDNPDDTSSFLQLSEQSLSNGNSSATSSLGTMDLDIYQENMPSPPMINELVEEKEILKGQSENIEERATELPVGPASAQRSLLVINFDLEPECPDAELRATLQWIAASELGIPTIYFKKSQENRIEKFLDVVRLVHQKSWKVGDIFHAVVQYCKMHEERKDGSLSLFDWLLELG
- the SPHKAP gene encoding A-kinase anchor protein SPHKAP isoform X5 gives rise to the protein MATPCSRCRAMWVVEPNSPTCLSAALTARRHSQESSTLESPLMHDASEPQQGSGNGSLGNSLGGSITACKKVLCSNSLLESTDYWLQNQRTPCQIGFVEDKSENCASVCFVNLDVNKDERSSTEHLQQKLVNVSPDLPKLISSMNVQQPKENEIVLLSGLASGNLQADFEVSQCPWLPDICLVQCARGNRPNSTNCIIFEINKFLIGLELVQERQLHLETNVLKLEDDTNCSLSSIEEDFLTASEHLEEESEVEEYRNGYENINVSANVLESKKPKEATQEEWNYKAKLFYALEDKYIGKYHTPFVKTERAPENLAENTALQGLGPSAKPSQWKGEAVGNERHATNCYCSETFKGQVKKSQALYIPREAYSSTMVKEVPSSCGTVAEQASQLDPGDQEDARNSLPPGQDGEVTTGEYATNLAESVLQDAFIRLSQSQPTLPQESAVSVSGGNVLLPSCYSTKDNVVPRSWNELPKIVIVQSPDGSDAALEPGVSSWPETEVSVETAPADTSRHPQSALEVALACAATVIGTISSPQATERLKMEQEALASHCPLGDSEALQTQASPAAKEPSLSEYSFPSALCGMTQVASAVAVCGLDEREEATHPVAPSGFLPTAESSEATPPPYGLATGRSMELGKEAIVEGLLKEAALVLTRPDTYNSIGDFMESMNRRIIETASKPQTLCSENVLRNDLAQTLSNVILKHSIDEVHQKNKISDPNGGRHSLETLDTLMESTNQLLFNVICFTFKKMSHIVQLGERPAVLSKETELGCQPLDQAAGQARTKATEHSSTYPLSDVHGTSHVTNDLVDDMRPKQDRKGGMRPGLFKNPMLPSELSCSHRVPDSSAAKTSPKEIHLKGMVAEDTKNPHQTPSHGENECRACFKAERSLTIGQCRSGSQDAENSINPDSQEKYDCATPLNNEAQGNLSLLGDDLPLPAHSMLQAQHADVYCIADFAEELAETVVSMATEIAAICLDNANGKQPWFCAWKRGNEFLVTPNASCRSLKRKKESQAGGAAVRKHKPPRLSEIKRKTDEHPELKEKLMNRVVDESVNLEDVPDSVNVFANEVAAKIMNLTEFSMVDGVWQAQSYPRNRLLSGDRWSRLKASSCESIPEEDSEARAYVNSLGLMSTLSQPVSRASSVSKQSSCESITDEFSRFMVNQMESEGRGFELLLDYYAGKNASSILSSAMQQACRRGDHLSVRPSCPSKQSSTESITEEFYRYMLRDVERDSRDSASSRRSSQDWTAGLLSPSLRSPLCYRQSSVPDSRSPCAQLTVNVPIKANSLDGFAQSSQQDFLNVQPVGSASSSGLCQSDSCLYRRGGTDHITNMLIHETWASSIKALMRQNKIIVDDTEASATKPVPGPLRGEKSANKLASSRVYSGPTLRVQEPVNYPRRDSVAESKHLPGSSPSKTAPLASHSSLDSKKETSSCRDAVPPNHTRQSLCSREVPLIQIETDQRETCAGEPQLCLSENSPLEEAQEHLNEEKVPDGVRGRDTDVSICQNRSHSLDARDVPEAEVSTDARAPEDFPNPPSSSEESTGSWSQLANEDDNPDDTSSFLQLSEQSLSNGNSSATSSLGTMDLDIYQENMPSPPMINELVEEKEILKGQSENIEERATELPVGPASAQRSLLVINFDLEPECPDAELRATLQWIAASELGIPTIYFKKSQENRIEKFLDVVRLVHQKSWKVGDIFHAVVQYCKMHEERKDGSLSLFDWLLELG